One window of Mesorhizobium sp. WSM4904 genomic DNA carries:
- a CDS encoding FixH family protein encodes MTANAEKPRVFTGRHMLAIILAFFGVVIAVNLTMATLANTSWTGLVVENTYVASQQFNKKAEEGRAQAALGWTGKLTIAWGEVRYSLTDAVGKPIALHGVKVLFRHPAYEKEDKAVNLALASGQEFAAQHMPKDGVWIVEVDADAGLAEPYREVRRIMISHGALK; translated from the coding sequence ATGACCGCTAACGCTGAAAAACCCCGCGTATTCACCGGCAGGCACATGCTGGCCATCATCCTAGCCTTTTTCGGGGTGGTCATCGCGGTCAATCTGACGATGGCAACGCTCGCCAACACGAGCTGGACCGGCCTTGTCGTCGAAAACACCTATGTGGCGAGCCAGCAGTTCAACAAGAAGGCCGAGGAGGGGCGGGCGCAGGCAGCGCTCGGCTGGACCGGCAAGCTGACCATCGCATGGGGCGAGGTCCGCTATAGCCTTACCGACGCCGTCGGCAAGCCGATTGCCTTGCATGGCGTCAAGGTGCTGTTTCGCCATCCCGCCTACGAGAAAGAGGACAAGGCGGTCAACCTCGCCCTCGCCTCCGGCCAGGAATTCGCAGCCCAGCACATGCCGAAGGATGGCGTCTGGATCGTCGAAGTCGACGCTGACGCCGGTCTGGCCGAGCCCTACCGCGAAGTCCGCAGGATCATGATTTCCCATGGAGCGCTGAAATGA
- the ccoS gene encoding cbb3-type cytochrome oxidase assembly protein CcoS: protein MTTLLYLIPVALFLGALGVSGFVWALRSGQYEDLDGAAERILIDRDDKPER, encoded by the coding sequence GTGACGACGTTGCTCTATCTCATACCAGTGGCCCTTTTTCTGGGTGCACTGGGTGTGTCCGGCTTCGTCTGGGCATTGCGAAGCGGTCAATACGAAGATCTCGACGGAGCCGCCGAGCGGATACTAATTGATCGGGACGACAAACCGGAACGCTGA
- the ubiM gene encoding 5-demethoxyubiquinol-8 5-hydroxylase UbiM translates to MMGSDDNFDIVVVGAGPVGLSFAASLAQSELKVAVVEQNTFDSLANPAFDGREIALTNASIRTLRELGAWDVIPASDKSALQGARVLNGSSAFALRFDPPSNSGEPLGVLVPNCRIREALFKIVRLQDRARLLCGHSVVDATNSQEGAVVTLSNGARLTARLVVAADSRLSATRDLLGIGADINRLGHSMLICRVRHERAHHQIAIEWFDHHQTIAILPLAEGMSSLLLTLRSNEAYRLLAFDDDLFLSELTKRCRGRLGKMTLASKRHTYPLVTTWAHKFRAPSAALIGDAAIGMHPVTAHGFNIGLSSQKQLARGIMTACRDGRNVGDPDMLHIYERRLRLSAAPLYHATNILVGLYSRDHLAARLARHLGLRFAQHVPLVRHGISAELQR, encoded by the coding sequence CTGATGGGCTCTGACGATAATTTTGACATCGTTGTCGTTGGAGCCGGCCCGGTCGGCCTTTCGTTCGCTGCGTCGCTTGCCCAAAGCGAACTCAAGGTGGCAGTTGTTGAACAGAACACATTCGATAGTCTGGCGAATCCGGCTTTCGATGGTCGCGAAATCGCGCTGACCAACGCTTCGATCAGAACCCTTCGCGAGCTCGGCGCCTGGGATGTCATCCCGGCTTCGGACAAATCAGCACTTCAAGGCGCGCGCGTGCTCAACGGCTCGAGCGCATTCGCTCTTCGTTTCGATCCTCCCAGCAACTCTGGAGAACCGCTGGGGGTTTTGGTTCCAAATTGCCGGATCCGCGAGGCGCTGTTCAAAATCGTCCGCTTGCAGGATCGCGCCCGGCTGTTGTGCGGCCACTCGGTCGTCGATGCAACAAACAGCCAAGAAGGAGCAGTCGTAACGCTCTCTAATGGCGCGCGTTTAACTGCTCGGCTGGTTGTTGCCGCGGATTCGCGTTTGTCCGCCACGCGTGATCTGCTAGGCATCGGCGCCGATATCAACCGGCTTGGCCACTCGATGCTGATTTGCCGAGTGAGGCACGAGCGCGCCCACCACCAGATCGCCATCGAATGGTTCGATCACCATCAGACGATAGCGATATTGCCCCTCGCGGAGGGCATGTCGTCGCTGCTGCTCACATTGCGCTCAAACGAGGCCTATAGACTGCTTGCCTTCGATGATGATTTGTTCCTGTCGGAGTTGACGAAACGGTGTCGAGGGCGCCTTGGAAAAATGACCTTGGCAAGCAAGCGCCACACCTATCCGCTGGTCACGACCTGGGCGCACAAATTCCGGGCGCCGAGCGCCGCACTCATCGGCGACGCTGCCATCGGCATGCACCCGGTGACCGCTCACGGATTCAACATCGGTCTCAGCAGCCAGAAGCAACTCGCCCGTGGAATCATGACTGCGTGCCGCGACGGCCGCAATGTTGGCGACCCCGACATGCTGCATATATACGAAAGGCGGCTGCGCCTGTCGGCGGCGCCGCTCTACCATGCAACGAACATATTGGTTGGACTCTACTCCAGAGACCACCTGGCGGCACGGCTTGCAAGGCATCTGGGGCTTCGCTTTGCCCAACATGTTCCCCTTGTCCGGCATGGGATTTCGGCGGAGCTCCAGCGGTGA
- the ccoG gene encoding cytochrome c oxidase accessory protein CcoG — protein sequence MRDKTQLTGLETETVNSAKTRKPLYAARQKIFPKRASGNFRRFKWLVMTITLGIYYLAAWLPWARGPFAPDQAVLLDLANRRFYFFFIEIWPQEFFYVAGLLVMAGVGLFLITSTVGRAWCGYACPQTVWVDLFLVVERAIEGDRNARMKLDAGPWTARKLMLRLSKHAVWLVIGAATGGAWIFYFADAPTLVGELFTGTAPPVAYITVAVLTATTYTFGGLMREQVCTYMCPWPRIQAAMLDESSLTVTYNDWRGEPRSRHAKKVLAAGLPVGDCVDCNACVAVCPMGIDIRDGQQMECITCALCIDACDGVMDKLGKERGLISYATLSDYNANMMLATAGGSSSVNPSQVRTADGLFSDKVAHFHIRKIFRPRTYVYMGIWSLIGLGLLYSLLTRDRLEVNVLHDRNPQFVTLSDGSIRNGYTVKLLNMIPEPRTIVVAIQGLQGAEMSVVGDDIPEGRSFAIPVEPDRLKMLKVFVRQPADQIQGTAQTFKFRVEDKASFEADEYTATFNAPETAR from the coding sequence ATGCGTGACAAGACGCAGTTGACAGGGCTCGAAACAGAAACTGTCAATTCCGCCAAAACCCGCAAGCCGCTTTATGCCGCGCGTCAAAAGATCTTTCCGAAGCGCGCCTCGGGCAACTTTCGTCGCTTCAAATGGCTGGTGATGACGATCACACTTGGCATCTATTACCTGGCTGCGTGGCTGCCTTGGGCTCGCGGTCCATTTGCCCCGGACCAGGCAGTCCTGCTCGATCTCGCGAACCGGCGCTTCTACTTCTTCTTCATCGAGATATGGCCCCAGGAATTCTTCTATGTGGCCGGCCTCCTGGTCATGGCGGGCGTCGGTCTTTTCCTGATCACCTCGACTGTCGGCCGTGCCTGGTGCGGCTATGCATGCCCTCAGACGGTGTGGGTCGATCTGTTCCTCGTCGTCGAACGTGCGATAGAGGGCGACCGTAACGCTCGCATGAAACTCGATGCAGGCCCCTGGACCGCCCGCAAGCTGATGCTGCGCTTATCGAAGCACGCCGTCTGGCTGGTCATCGGTGCGGCGACCGGCGGCGCCTGGATTTTCTATTTTGCCGATGCGCCGACGCTGGTTGGCGAACTCTTCACCGGCACCGCGCCACCCGTCGCCTACATCACTGTCGCCGTGCTGACGGCTACCACCTACACGTTCGGCGGTCTGATGCGCGAGCAGGTCTGCACCTACATGTGCCCATGGCCGCGCATCCAGGCAGCGATGCTCGACGAAAGTTCTCTCACCGTCACCTACAATGACTGGCGCGGCGAACCGCGTTCTCGCCACGCCAAGAAGGTCCTTGCCGCAGGGCTGCCGGTCGGTGACTGCGTCGACTGCAATGCCTGCGTCGCGGTCTGCCCGATGGGGATCGACATCCGCGATGGCCAGCAGATGGAATGCATCACCTGCGCGCTGTGCATAGACGCCTGCGACGGGGTCATGGACAAGCTCGGCAAGGAGCGCGGGCTGATCTCCTATGCGACACTGTCCGACTACAACGCCAACATGATGCTGGCGACCGCGGGCGGCTCCAGTTCAGTCAACCCGTCGCAGGTCAGGACCGCTGATGGCCTGTTCTCCGACAAGGTGGCGCATTTCCATATCCGCAAGATCTTTCGGCCACGCACCTACGTCTACATGGGTATCTGGTCGCTGATCGGCCTGGGTCTGCTCTATTCGCTGCTGACGCGCGATCGGCTCGAAGTCAACGTGCTGCATGATCGCAATCCGCAATTTGTCACGCTGTCCGACGGCTCGATCCGCAACGGCTACACCGTCAAGCTGCTCAACATGATCCCCGAGCCAAGGACGATCGTTGTCGCGATTCAAGGCTTGCAGGGCGCCGAGATGAGCGTGGTCGGCGACGACATCCCGGAAGGCCGTTCTTTTGCCATTCCGGTCGAACCCGACCGCCTGAAAATGCTGAAGGTCTTCGTGCGCCAGCCGGCGGATCAAATCCAGGGCACAGCGCAGACCTTCAAGTTCCGTGTCGAGGACAAGGCGAGCTTCGAGGCGGACGAATACACCGCCACCTTCAACGCGCCGGAGACTGCCAGATGA
- a CDS encoding cation-translocating P-type ATPase: MSCCAPGAEMALDLGSTTSVLPSSQEIRLASRSLGDDLRQTDLSVPSVHCAACIQTIETALGTLDRVESARVNLSTKRVSVRWRGDEVPPFVAALGRLGYQAHLFAPEIDEKDRTLSELIRAVAVAGFAAGNIMLLSVSVWSGAEGATRDLFHWVSALIAIPALAFAGGIFFRSAWNALRHGRMNMDVPIAVGVSLAYAMSLYETINHGDHAYFDASVSLLFFLLIGRTLDHVMRERARTAVKGLSQLAARGAMVLRGDGARDYLPVGEIEPGMQLLIAAGERIPVDGKIIHGASDLDCSLASGESAPKNVAPGEAVQAGVLNLTGPLTIEATAAAKDSFLAEMVRLMEAAEGGRAHYRRIADRVSALYAPVVHLTAFVTFLGWMAATGDWHRAMTIAIAVLIITCPCALGLAVPIVQVVAARRLFENGIMVKDGSAMERLATIDNAVFDKTGTLTLGQPRLLNASSIDPAMLAIAADMAAHSRHPFSKAITGFAAPGGQHKFDAVTEHPGFGIEATVAGSIWRLGRRGWAGWKARTGGEGNHGYGGTVLTKDGFIVATFDFEDALRADAAAAIKRLNDTGVSMQMLSGDTAGACGEVARMLGVEDFVPCLLPSGKVERIETLAKDGHKVLMVGDGLNDTPALSAAHVSIAPATAADIGRNAADFVFLRESLLAVPLALDVSRKAGHLIRQNIAIAIVYNAVAVPIAILGHATPLLAAIAMSASSVLVIGNALRLHGFGANATLQVIQKVGRSAVSYSA; this comes from the coding sequence ATGAGTTGTTGTGCACCGGGCGCCGAAATGGCGCTTGATCTGGGCAGCACCACGTCGGTCCTGCCGTCTAGTCAAGAGATCAGGCTGGCGAGCCGATCGCTTGGAGATGATCTCCGCCAAACCGATCTTTCGGTGCCGAGCGTTCATTGCGCAGCTTGTATCCAGACGATCGAGACGGCGTTGGGAACGCTCGATCGCGTCGAGAGCGCCCGCGTCAACCTGTCGACGAAACGGGTCTCGGTCCGCTGGCGTGGCGACGAGGTTCCACCGTTCGTCGCCGCGCTTGGACGGCTCGGCTACCAGGCGCATCTCTTCGCCCCCGAGATTGATGAAAAGGACAGGACGCTTTCGGAGTTGATCCGCGCCGTCGCGGTTGCCGGGTTCGCGGCGGGCAATATCATGCTGCTTTCGGTCTCTGTCTGGTCCGGGGCCGAAGGGGCTACCCGCGACCTGTTTCACTGGGTCTCCGCATTGATCGCCATCCCAGCGCTCGCCTTCGCCGGCGGCATCTTCTTCCGCTCGGCCTGGAATGCACTGCGCCACGGCCGCATGAACATGGACGTGCCGATCGCGGTCGGAGTGTCGCTCGCTTACGCCATGAGCCTCTATGAGACGATCAACCATGGCGACCACGCCTATTTCGACGCGTCGGTTTCGCTGCTTTTTTTCCTTTTGATCGGCAGGACGCTGGATCACGTGATGCGCGAACGTGCCCGCACCGCGGTGAAAGGCCTGTCGCAGCTGGCCGCACGCGGCGCCATGGTGCTGCGCGGCGATGGCGCGCGCGACTATCTGCCGGTTGGCGAGATCGAACCGGGGATGCAGCTGCTGATCGCGGCCGGTGAAAGGATCCCCGTCGACGGCAAGATCATCCACGGAGCGTCTGATCTCGACTGCTCGCTGGCCTCAGGCGAAAGCGCGCCGAAAAACGTGGCGCCGGGCGAAGCCGTGCAGGCCGGCGTGCTCAATCTTACCGGCCCGCTGACGATCGAGGCGACCGCCGCCGCGAAGGATTCGTTCCTCGCCGAAATGGTTCGGCTGATGGAAGCCGCAGAGGGCGGTCGCGCGCACTATCGCCGCATCGCTGATCGCGTGTCGGCACTCTACGCGCCCGTGGTTCATCTCACCGCCTTCGTGACATTCCTGGGTTGGATGGCGGCGACGGGCGACTGGCACCGGGCGATGACGATCGCCATTGCCGTTCTGATCATCACCTGCCCGTGCGCGCTCGGCCTCGCCGTACCGATCGTTCAGGTGGTCGCCGCGCGGCGTCTGTTCGAGAACGGCATCATGGTCAAGGACGGTTCGGCCATGGAGCGCCTGGCGACGATTGATAACGCAGTGTTCGACAAGACCGGAACGCTCACGCTCGGACAACCCCGGCTCCTCAATGCATCGTCGATCGATCCGGCCATGCTGGCAATCGCGGCAGACATGGCCGCGCACTCGCGTCACCCGTTTTCAAAGGCCATAACCGGCTTTGCCGCTCCTGGCGGGCAACACAAATTCGATGCCGTCACAGAGCATCCGGGGTTCGGGATCGAAGCCACTGTCGCCGGAAGCATCTGGCGGCTGGGTCGACGCGGATGGGCTGGATGGAAGGCCCGGACCGGTGGTGAAGGCAACCATGGCTATGGCGGAACGGTGCTGACAAAAGACGGGTTCATTGTCGCGACCTTCGATTTCGAGGATGCGCTGCGCGCCGACGCGGCGGCGGCGATCAAGCGATTGAACGATACTGGGGTGTCGATGCAAATGCTGTCGGGCGATACCGCAGGTGCCTGCGGTGAAGTTGCAAGAATGCTGGGTGTCGAGGACTTCGTTCCGTGCCTGCTGCCGTCGGGCAAGGTCGAGCGCATCGAGACCCTGGCGAAAGACGGACACAAGGTTCTGATGGTTGGCGACGGCCTCAACGACACGCCGGCGCTGAGCGCGGCGCATGTCTCGATCGCTCCGGCCACCGCCGCCGACATTGGCCGCAATGCCGCCGACTTCGTATTCCTGCGCGAAAGCCTTCTGGCAGTGCCTCTCGCGCTGGACGTCTCGCGCAAGGCGGGACACCTGATCCGCCAGAACATCGCGATTGCGATCGTCTACAATGCCGTCGCCGTGCCGATCGCCATCCTGGGCCACGCCACGCCTTTGTTAGCGGCGATTGCCATGTCTGCCTCATCGGTGCTTGTTATTGGAAACGCATTGCGCTTGCACGGCTTCGGGGCGAATGCGACGCTGCAAGTTATTCAAAAAGTCGGACGCTCCGCAGTCAGCTATTCGGCATAA